One part of the Macaca mulatta isolate MMU2019108-1 chromosome 6, T2T-MMU8v2.0, whole genome shotgun sequence genome encodes these proteins:
- the LOC114679037 gene encoding uncharacterized protein LOC114679037 → MQAGGSLEVLALAVKTAPPVSHPAPLHAHLALLRPSLERHTGKSCAGRRWLGMLRLELAVCKPASPGLCPHAPSSQPLSTVAAPASRSCFPIHPFPDLPSKYCGPGGPASLRLHTLSPNPVVPAAWLSGKLSRSAWSTDPAAVKWEEALGGGAAREREKQRNPVSFPDVHNYRTAPWLPPYRLGQSGQETLPAPSGSGRVGGHYPAYSPAPHCSHGSALGHSEESGQSPCLGFKPRAISCQVSHPSPSWVIFPERDRADPGGGRTVRQPGAKGSVSHEGRSRDGLYPCSSSWELRRRTGPRAGAPRHPNGCSRTLIRANKAWNLWWQRPQEPGSHQETGRAGAQGHYKFLALHGAQPRPHTDNKRFSPLPHRLRGTPSPTWLWTKTALFYPTPSSPRGQNPFLRLRHRARELPRIPPSRARSAPCLARVRMSLGSRTHTHPREEQPYAPSRPGAAPGVCATRVGKLSTCSRAYSGARGLEERQAGLTVPPQDRATLEKQRHKTK, encoded by the exons ATGCAGGCCGGAGGCTCCCTGGAAGTGCTTGCCCTGGCTGTGAAGACAGCGCCTCCAGTCTCCCATCCTGCCCCGCTCCACGCACACCTGGCTCTGCTTCGCCCCTCCCTGGAGAGACACACTGGGAAATCGTGCGCGGGGCGCAGATGGCTCGGGATGCTGCGCTTGGAGCTGGCTGTTTGCAAGCCAGCAAGTCCCGGCCTGTGTCCACACGCACCTTCGTCACAGCCTCTGTCCACAGTGGCCGCACCTGCCTCCAGGTCCTGCTTCCCCATCCATCCCTTCCCCGACTTGCCCAGCAAGTACTGCGGGCCAGGAG GTCCAGCTTCCCTCAGACTGCACACGCTGAGCCCCAATCCGGTCGTGCCTGCCGCCTGGCTTTCAGGGAAACTTTCCAGAAGCGCCTGGTCTACTGACCCCGCCGCTGTAAAGTGGGAGGAGGCGCTGGGCGGAGGGGCGGCGAGGGAGCGGGAAAAACAGCGGAATCCCGTTTCCTTTCCCGACGTCCACAACTACCGGACGGCTCCCTGGCTCCCCCCGTACCGCTTGGGTC AATCGGGACAAGAGACACTTCCCGCCCCATCAGGATCAGGCAGGGTGGGTGGGCACTACCCCGCTTACTCTCCAGCGCCCCATTGCTCCCATGGCAGCGCCCTAGGACACAGTGAGGAGTCGGGACAGAGCCCTTGTCTGGGTTTCAAACCCAGGGCCATCTCCTGCCAGGTCTCTCACCCTTCCCCCTCCTGGGTCATCTTTCCAGAGCGAGACCGCGCTGATCCAGGAGGAGGGCGTACCGTGCGCCAGCCCGGTGCAAAGGGCTCGGTGTCTCATGAGGGACGCAGTCGCGACGGGCTATATCCTTGCAGCTCGAGTTGGGAGCTGCGGAGGAGAACAGGACCCAGGGCGGGGGCGCCGCGTCACCCGAACGGCTGCTCCCGGACACTTATTCGAGCAAACAAAGCCTGGAACCTCTGGTGGCAGCGGCCACAGGAGCCAGGATCTCACCAAGAGACAGGGCGCGCGGGTGCCCAGGGCCATTACAAGTTTCTCGCACTCCACGGAGCCCAGCCCAGACCCCACACTGACAACAAAAGATTCTCTCCGCTTCCACACCGTCTCCGCGGAACCCCTTCTCCCACCTGGCTCTGGACGAAAACAGCGCTGTTCTACCCAACCCCCTCCAGCCCTCGAGGGCAGAACCCCTTCCTCCGCCTTCGACACCGGGCCAGGGAGCTTCCGAGAATCCCACCCTCTAGAGCCCGctctgctccctgcttggcccgCGTGAGGATGAGCCTTGGgtctcgcacacacacacacccccggGAGGAACAGCCATACGCGCCGTCGCGGCCCGGGGCGGCGCCGGGCGTGTGCGCAACGCGGGTGGGAAAGCTCTCGACTTGCAGCCGGGCGTACTCTGGGGCGCGGGGCttggaggaaaggcaggcagggcTCACGGTTCCCCCCCAGGACCGGGCAACGCTCGAGAAACAGAGACACAAGACAAAATAA